TTCGCgaatggcatttgttaacagctttgaaccactACAGatggttgccttgtgaacacaaatgccacaaacgaaaaacgaaagcacccttagagatgtgtccacggaggtgctacatggaccaagtcctattagaacaaataccttgttgttgcttcaattttcacgccaacgcagcaacgtaactgatgtttgcagcgacgtaatgacttggctccccttagcacccgagctttggaaaaacaaaccggttctcaactGGTTCACAAGTTGAACCAACACTAGCaccggcccagaaccagccctggaaccggtttggtggaaaaggtggTAGCCGTTGGCTGGAAGACCAGCCTCAGTTTCTACAAGTCAGCGCTTATTGCTTTTTCTAGTACAAGGCTACAAGCCAACTGAACTATTGATCCGTCTGGAAAACGCGGCACAATCGATGAGCGTAGCTGCCTCCCTCCGGCCGGCTCCGGCTGGACCTGGACCctggaacctggacctggaacctggacctggacggtGCCAGTGTGGAAACACCTGCTGGTCCGGTACCACTACCAGCGACTGTTTATAGTCTGTTTAggttaagtaaaagtaaaagaactGGTTCAattggttcgcaagttgaacgagttgtgaaccagaactggcccagaaccagttcTGGAACccgtttggtggaaaaggggtataagTGGCCGTGACCTGAGCCGTCAGCTGTAATgtggcggcggcggcgttgTATCAACCCACACGGGTCCCTTTTCATTTCCATATCAAAACTGCTTCATGTTTTGCATGAAGCTCGTTTGACTATTATATGCAAAAGAGCAAAAAGATGCTGCACTTTTATGTGTTGCATTCACAGTAGCGTGTATTTTGGGCTTCCTGGTACTCACATTATCTCCTCGCCTTCCAGCAGCCTCCGGTACTCAGCGATCTCGGCCTCCAGCTTCACCTTGATGTTCAGCAGGGTTTCGTACTCGGTCGTGTTCTGCTGGATGTTGCTGCGGATCTGAGTCAGTTCCTCCTGTAGCCTCATGATGATCACGTTGTACTTCTCCACCTCCATGTTGTAGCGCCCGTCGATGTCGTGCAGCGACGCCTCCAGGGACGCAATCTGTtaggaggtgaaggagttcCATTTTTGTTTTGCAGACAGCTGTTAGCAGAGGAATCCGGCTTTCTGATTACCCGTACACCAAAACTTGTTTTAGTTTCTGGACCAATCAAAAGGTTATTGCCGTGTTTCTGCAGAGCCGATGGGTGGAACCCAGATAGTGGACACCTTCGAGTCTAATCTGGGAAGACGTTAACGGACTGTGTTGCATGAGCCGGATGATGACCAAACTTTAGTTTGACTTGGGATACGACCACTATTGTGGGGGTCCAGTGTGGCCCGAACGGCCCAGAAAGGGCCATGTCTTGGGGATGTGAGGGAAGTTTCAGACAGCCAGACTCACCATGAGCTAATGTTGTCAATCACAGTTGTACTTTATGAATTGAttgtatgtttgattttgtattttattgtctggatcccaggaagactagctttcattttggcgtcagctaatggggattctTATATATAAACAAACAGCCAAAAGTGGGCCGGAAATAGCTGCAGAAGTTGGCCGGATTTGGCCGGATCAAGCTATCCTGGTGTTAAAAGAATTCAAATGTTCTTAAAAAAGGGCATTCTGTTGATTTTaatggttcattgtttttggGACGGTCTACTGTTATTGGCTCTTGTTGGAGTCTTTAAGGCCAATTTCTTGTCACCTTACTTTAATTTCTGCCACCTGCAGAACTTCCAAAGCTCCAAACTCGGTTTCCTCATTTCAGCATagtctgattggtcagattccTGAGGGGGCGTGCACCGTACCACAACCATATAAGGAAGTTCCTCTCCAACGCGTAAGACAGAACCagaaagtttgcatcatttttgTTGCTTCTAACCCTACGTAGTCCTTCACTAGTTCCACGTTCAGATCAATGATCTATAATGACACCGACAGAGGTCCAAGACCTGAAAACAATGAGGTTAAAATACACCCCCCCCCAGGGATCATTGGTCTAGGGACCATTGATCAGGGAGGACAGCAGATTCTTACCATACTGAGCGCGGCCTGAAGTTCAAACTCCAATCCCTGATACCTCCTCCTGGTCTCGGTCACCTCGGTCATGGCCGTCTTCAGGGCTGTAGAGGTTTCTGTCATCTTCACTTTAACCTCTGTGATCTGAAGACGAGATAAAGACACGTCATGCTTCGTCAAACCCGACCTCTGAACCCCCCCCTTGGTTCACCTGGGCGACTCCCGCCGTACCTGAGTTTCGCTCCACGCCTCGAGCTCCTCCTTGTTCTTCAGAATGATCTTCTCGTACTTGGCCCTCATGTCCTCCATGATCTTGGACAGGTCCAGCCCTTTGGCGGCGTCCACGTCCACGTGCACGCCGACCTGCGTGATGTGGGCGCGCAACTCGGAGAGTTCCTGTTGGGGAGGAAACAGCCGATGAGGGTGGTGggcgatatttagtcataattttcattgacgaaagcaactttatccTACACAGAGGTTCCGAGGAACCAACGGACGGCCGAGCAGCAACCCCTCTCTCACCTGCTTGTGGTTCTTCTTCAGGGTGATCAGCTCCTCCTTCAAGGTCTCGATCTCAGACTCGAGGTGCATTCGGAAGACGTTGGTGTCGTCCAGGAGCTTCCTCAGCCGGGCCACGTCGGCCTCCACGGCCATCCGCATCGATGTCTCGTACTCCATCCTGTCAGGGAACGCCACACGTCAGAGACGCTCGTGCCGGCGGGTCGAAACCGCCTCAAACATTCATATGTGGTTACTCACTTGAGTTTGAAGTCGTCGGCCGCCAGTCGTGCATTATCGAGGTTAATCGCCAGCTTGGCGTTGTCGTTGATCCTGCTGGCGATCTGAAAGAAAGTGGGAGGTTTTGTGATGTTTTAAGGAACGGACTCCCTCACCGGGGCCTTGATCGCCCTTCAGGgatcctactactactactggaactactgctactgctactactactactactactactactgctactattactactactactactggtactactactactgctactgctactactagtgTCTGGCGTCTGAACAGGGGCTCCATGGTGAAGGAAGTCGTGCTGGTTGATCAGAGAATGACGTGTCGGAGCTGAGACTGAGACTGGGTGACTGGGTGACCCGGGATGAGTTCAGGTTCTTATATACGACGCTGGAGACCAGCACTCCTCCCTGCCACTCCTCTCCTATCTATATTGCATTCTCACCTTTACCCCGTCTGCTTAGacattgcccccccccccccccccccctgctgaTAATCGATTGGTCAAAAGGCACAAAAAGGTGTGGTGATGTCTtcatttagaccaggggtcaccaatcctggtcttcgagggccggtgtcctgcatgttttacatgtttccctgcttcattgcaccttGATAAAAGTGACTATGTCGTTAAcataattgtgcagaccttgatgacaagctgatgacgatgcttatttagaatcaggtgtgttaaagcagagaaaactctaaaacatgcaggacaccagccctcgaggaccaggactgttgacccctgatttagacgATCTTCCTCCCATGTGGTGTAGGGGGCAGTTGTGGATCAGCACCGGGTCGGCCTCCGGGACGTTAACTCAAGAAATCAGAGTTCTCTGATGAATAATGCAGCATGATTCAGCTTTGAACCGGTGGAGGGAGAGGGGGGGCACTCTGTTTTAGAAAGGTCTAATAATTGGGatcagataatcgcagtagcctagtcttgattcacttttagagacctggactggttgctgtttgtgtctctgcttgttctcgtgtcggtttgtttgttttttctcttgcacaTTCCAAAACcggtgtgcccgttgtgtgttttcaccCACCCCTCaacctactgctactactactattactattactgtcattcagcagacacttttatccaaagcgacttacatctgagagaacaaacacaccatttcaCCCGGGGAGCAATTAGAGAATTAGAATTAGACTACGGCttataaatgttgagaaatCAGTCAGGTACAAAGATATGACGGCACTTTGTAGTGGAAGAGGACTGATAACAACCTTTACGAGGTTGTTGAGCTTGACCTTTTTCCTCACGTCGCGTTCCTACTCAACTATCACAAATACCTGCtcctcatttttcttttcttttttttcacgtTTCTGCATCGTGATTTCATGCGGCTGGTTGTTGGTCTCACCTGGGCCCTCAGACTTGCGATGTTTTCGAAGTGCTTGCTGTAGTCGCTCCCCTCCAGCGGGCCCCTCTTCTCGATGGCCTCCCTGATGTTGATCTCCAGCGTATGGTTGGCCTTCTCCAGCATCTTCACCTTCTCCAGGTAAGTGGCCAGGCGGTCGTTCAGATGCTGCATGGCAACCTTCTCATTCCCGATGGTCATGGCGGTGGAGGCGTAGTTGCCGGGCTGGTAGTTGTAGAAGCCAGCGCCCCCGCTGCCTAAGCCGCGGTTGTAGGAGGCGGTGGAGATCCGGACGCCGCTGCCGCCGGCGCCGCCGGCGACGCTGTAGGCGTAGTTCCCGCCCTGCATACTTCGGCCCGGGATCCCGGTGTAGGAGGAGAAGTTCTGGCTGCTCTGGCGTCTGAAAAGGGGCTCCATGGTGAAGGAAGTCGTGCTGGTTGATCAGAGAAGGACGTGTCGGAGCTGAGACTGAGACTGGGTGACCTGGGACGAGTTCAGGTTCTTATATACGATGCTGGAGACCAGCACTCCTCCCTGCCACTCCTCTCCTATCTATATTGCATTCTCACCTTTACCCCGTCTGCTTAGACATTAGATAATCGATTGGTCAAAAGG
This is a stretch of genomic DNA from Cololabis saira isolate AMF1-May2022 chromosome 12, fColSai1.1, whole genome shotgun sequence. It encodes these proteins:
- the LOC133457472 gene encoding keratin, type I cytoskeletal 18-like, encoding MEPLFRRQSSQNFSSYTGIPGRSMQGGNYAYSVAGGAGGSGVRISTASYNRGLGSGGAGFYNYQPGNYASTAMTIGNEKVAMQHLNDRLATYLEKVKMLEKANHTLEINIREAIEKRGPLEGSDYSKHFENIASLRAQIASRINDNAKLAINLDNARLAADDFKLKMEYETSMRMAVEADVARLRKLLDDTNVFRMHLESEIETLKEELITLKKNHKQELSELRAHITQVGVHVDVDAAKGLDLSKIMEDMRAKYEKIILKNKEELEAWSETQITEVKVKMTETSTALKTAMTEVTETRRRYQGLEFELQAALSMIASLEASLHDIDGRYNMEVEKYNVIIMRLQEELTQIRSNIQQNTTEYETLLNIKVKLEAEIAEYRRLLEGEEIIVEDPATKKVQTKVVTITQTLVDGKLVSESKDVQASEKVQPM